A portion of the Haliaeetus albicilla chromosome 5, bHalAlb1.1, whole genome shotgun sequence genome contains these proteins:
- the LARGE2 gene encoding xylosyl- and glucuronyltransferase LARGE2 isoform X4: MLRSWRVKLKLLLATVTLAVLLSWLYLFVGSLEYGRFLLLPPCLGEQPSRDVEREALASRVRRVEEENQQLRLQLSQVQAEGSDGNPQWGTSAEDGEPPGGERSNRTACPKQRTVHKCELLHVAIVCAGHNASRDVVTLVKSILFHRKNPLHFHFITDSVAHQILQTLFQSWMVPSVHVSFYNADDLKPEVSWIPNKHYSGIYGLMKLTLTKALPSSLSKVIVLDTDITFATDIAELWAVFGKFSDKQVIGLVENQSDWYLGNLWKNHKPWPALGRGFNTGVILLLLDRLRRLGWEQMWRLTAERELMSMLSTSLADQDIFNAVIKQDPALVYRLPCFWNVQLSDHTRSEQCYTEVSDLKVIHWNSPKKLRVKNKHVEFFRNLYLTFLEYDGNLLRRELFGCASLPSPPSDQLPVGLPLSLTLAALQLQQALEELDEDDPCYDFRRQHLTQHRVHLFFLQYEFLALPNPTDVTLVAQLSMDRLQMLEAICKHWAGPISLALYMSDAEAQQFLRYAQASEVLSARRNVAYHIVYKEGQFYPINLLRNVALANTQTPYVFLTDIDFLPMYGLYDYLRNSIQQLELPQRKAALIVPAFETLHYRLTFPKSKAELLSMLDMGSLYTFSEARLPQVRPEVRGLRLEQGVPHHGAGRAGVRAAGPAQRLHDPHAPRPQLRHLQVPPERRVPGLPPDAAGGVPPGPVAAVRGRCAQVPHRREEPVTPGDSGRGALAHRCSLT, encoded by the exons ATGTTGCGCTCCTGGCGCGTGAAGCTGAAGCTGCTGCTCGCCACGGTGACCCTGGCCGTCCTCCTCTCCTGGCTCTACCTCTTCGTGGGCAGCCTCGAAT ACGgccgcttcctcctcctgccgcccTGCCTGGGCGAGCAGCCGAGCCGGGACGTGGAGCGGGAAGCGCTGGCTTCGCGGGTGCGCAGGGTGGAGGAGGAGAACCAGCAGCTTCGCCTGCAGCTCAGCCAGGTGCAGGCGGAAGGCAGTGACGGCAACCCGCAGTGGGGGACCTCCGCCGAGGATGGGGAACCCCCCGGGGGCGAGAGGAGCAACCGCACGGCCTGCCCCAAGCAGCGGACGGTGCACAAGTGTGAG CTCCTGCACGTTGCGATTGTGTGCGCCGGGCACAACGCGAGCCGGGATGTGGTCACCCTGGTGAAATCCATCCTCTTCCACAG GAAAAATCCCCTCCACTTTCACTTCATCACGGACTCAGTGGCCCACCAGATCCTCCAGACGCTCTTCCAGTCCTGGATGGTGCCCTCCGTCCACGTCAGCTTCTACAACGCCGATGACTTGAAG CCGGAGGTGTCGTGGATCCCCAACAAGCACTACTCCGGCATCTACGGGCTGATGAAGCTGACGCTTACCAAGGCGCTGCCCTCCAGCCTTTCCAAGGTCATCGTCTTGGACACCGACATCACCTTCGCCACCGACATCGCTGAGctctgggctgtctttgggaAGTTTTCTG ACAAGCAGGTGATTGGGCTGGTGGAGAACCAAAGCGACTGGTATTTGGGCAACCTGTGGAAAAACCACAAACCGTGGCCGGCCCTGGGACGCGGCTTCAACACGG GGGTGATCCTGCTCCTGCTTGACCGCCTGCGTcgcctgggctgggagcagaTGTGGCGGCTGACAGCGGAGCGGGAGCTCATGAGCATGCTCTCCACTTCGCTGGCCGATCAG GACATCTTTAACGCGGTGATCAAGCAGGACCCAGCCCTGGTGTACCGACTCCCCTGCTTCTGGAACGTGCAGCTCTCTGATCACACTCGCTCGGAGCAGTGCTACACCGAGGTCTCGGATCTCAAG GTGATCCACTGGAACTCGCCCAAGAAGCTGCGGGTGAAGAACAAGCACGTGGAGTTCTTTCGCAACCTCTACCTGACCTTCCTGGAGTACGATGGGAACCTGCTGCGCAGGGAGCTCTTTGGCTGTGCCAGTCTCCCCAGCCCACCCAGTGACCAG ctccccgtGGGGCTCCCGCTCTCCCTCACCCTTGCGGCgttgcagctgcagcaggcactGGAGGAGTTGGATGAGGATGATCCCTGCTACGATTTCCGCCGGCAGCACCTCACGCAGCACCGCGTCCACCTGTTCTTCCTGCAGTACGAGTTCCTGGCCCTTCCGAACCCCACCGATGTCACCCTCGTGGCCCAGCTCTCCATGGACAG GTTACAGATGTTGGAGGCCATCTGCAAACACTGGGCAGGCCCCATCAGCCTGGCGCTGTACATGTCGGACGCGGAGGCTCAGCAGTTCCTGCGCTACGCCCAGGCCTCGGAGGTGCTGAGCGCCCGCCGCAACGTCGCCTACCACATAGTCTACAAGGAGGGGCAGTTCTACCCCATCAACCTCCTGCGCAACGTGGCCTTGGCCAACACGCAGACGCCATACGTCTTTCTGACGGACATTGACTTCCTGCCTATGTATGGCCTCTACGATTACCTCAG GAACTCCatccagcagctggagctgccccAGAGGAAGGCAGCTCTCATCGTGCCGGCGTTCGAGACCCTGCACTACCGCTTGACCTTCCCCAAATccaaagcagagctgctctccatGCTGGACATGGGCTCCCTCTACACCTTCAG TGAGGCGAGACTGCCCCAAGTACGACCAGAGGTTCGTGGGCTTCGGCTGGAACAAGGTGTCCCACATCATGGAGCTGGACGCGCAG GAGTACGAGCTGCTGGTCCTGCCCAACGCCTTCATGATCCACATGCCCCACGCCCCCAGCTTCGACATCTCCAAGTTCCGCCTGAGCGCAGGGTACCGGGGCTGCCTCCAGACGCTGCGGGAGGAGTTCCACCAGGACCTGTCGCGGCGGTACGGGGCCGCTGCGCTCAAGTACCTCACCGCCGAGAGGAGCCTGTGACGCCCGGGGACAGTGGGCGCGGGGCGCTAGCCCACCGCTGCAGCCTGACCTGA